The following coding sequences lie in one Glycine soja cultivar W05 chromosome 16, ASM419377v2, whole genome shotgun sequence genomic window:
- the LOC114389079 gene encoding probable fructokinase-7 isoform X2 → MLIDFVPTVGGVSLAEAPAFKKAPGGAPANVAVGISRLGGSSAFIGKVGADEFGYMLGNILKQNNVETSGMRFDSNARTALAFVTLRADGEREFLFFRNPSADMLLQESELDKDILKQARIFHYGSISLIDEPCKSAHLAAMSIAKNSGCILSYDPNLRLALWPSADSARKGIMDIWDQADVIKISEDEITFLTGGDDPYDDNVVLKKLFHPNLKLLIVTEGSQGCRYYTKAFKGRVAGVKVKPVDTTGAGDAFVSGILYCIASDQTIFQDEKRLRKALYFANVCGALTVTERGAIPALPTKEAILQFLLEAAVI, encoded by the exons ATGTTAATAGACTTTGTTCCAACGGTGGGAGGAGTGTCACTGGCTGAAGCACCCGCTTTCAAGAAAGCTCCTGGTGGTGCACCTGCCAATGTGGCTGTTGGTATCTCTAGACTGGGAGGTTCATCTGCTTTCATAGGCAAG GTTGGAGCAGATGAATTTGGGTACATGTTGGGTAACATTTTAAAGCAGAACAATGTTGAGACGTCTGGCATGCGGTTTGACTCTAATGCAAGAACTGCATTAGCTTTTGTTACACTTAGAGCGGATGGAGAACGTGAATTCTTGTTTTTCCGCAATCCAAGCGCTGATATGCTCCTTCAAGAGTCAGAACTTGATAAAGATATCCTAAAGCAG GCTAGAATATTCCATTATGGCTCCATCAGCTTGATTGATGAGCCATGCAAGTCAGCTCACCTTGCTGCTATGAGCATTGCCAAAAACTCTGGTTGCATTCTATCATATGATCCAAATTTGAGATTGGCTCTATGGCCTTCTGCAGACTCCGCTCGGAAAGGCATAATGGATATATGGGATCAAGCTGATGTTATAAAG ATAAGTGAGGATGAGATTACATTTTTGACTGGGGGTGATGATCCTTATGATGATAATGTTGTTTTGAAGAAACTTTTTCACCCAAATCTCAAGCTTTTAATTGTTACTGAAGGTTCACAGGGTTGCAGATATTACACGAAG GCATTTAAGGGCAGGGTTGCAGGTGTTAAAGTTAAACCTGTAGACACAACTGGAGCTGGCGATGCATTTGTTAGTGGGATTTTATACTGCATAGCTTCTGACCAAACTATTTTTCAg GATGAGAAACGTCTTCGAAAGGCTTTATATTTTGCCAATGTATGTGGTGCCCTCACTGTAACTGAGAGAGGTGCAATTCCTGCACTACCTACAAAGGAAGCTATCTTGCAATTCTTACTAGAAGCAGCTGTAATATAA
- the LOC114391260 gene encoding uncharacterized protein LOC114391260: MGSNPSFVPEIGSDGLPRQSSVITYTEQIIEAEQLQLKKYIQENYTKIRDVERELANLGLEMKLTSGPKKAALEHMRKKIEASTEKIRVAKIQEEQARKVWESASKTVQEEEAIKQKLCEDLSKLVEESNNSQLSRLEDLKRRLEAMNPNRSSTSLHSDGRSSSLDSAIQGGSAGNVPYQNNGLKVPVTNEHKPQPPSEEGRNKKKVNYQRGKGIGAVPKTRSSTPDWTGAGFDVDGRT; encoded by the exons ATGGGTTCAAACCCGTCGTTTGTCCCGGAGATCGGATCCGATGGTCTTCCCAGACAATCTTCCGTTATCACTTACACCGAACAg ATAATCGAAGCAGAACAGCTTCAATTGAAGAA gtacATTCAAGAAAACTATACTAAAATTCGTGATGTGGAGCGTGAGCTTGCAAATCTTGGATTAGAGATGAAGCTTACATCTGGACCAAAGAAAGCAG CGCTGGAACATATGAGAAAGAAGATAGAGGCATCAACCGAGAAAATTCGTGTGGCAAAGATACAGGAAGAACAGGCACGCAAg GTGTGGGAATCAGCATCAAAAACAGTGCAAGAAGAAGAGGCAATAAAGCAGAAGTTATGTGAAGACTTAAGCAAACTG GTCGAAGAGAGCAATAACTCTCAGTTGTCTAGGCTGGAGGATTTAAAAAGACGATTAGAAGCTATGAATCCGAATCGAAGTTCAACTAGTCTGCATAGT GATGGAAGATCAAGTTCTCTGGATAGTGCAATCCAAGGAGGATCGGCTGGGAATGTTCCATACCAAAATAATGGTCTGAAAGTTCCAGTGACCAATGAGCATAAACCACAGCCTCCtagtgaagaaggaagaaataaaaagaaagttaaCTATCAAAGAGGAAAAGGAATTGGCGCGGTGCCCAAAACTAGGTCTTCAACTCCTGACTGGACTGGTGCTGGCTTTGATGTAGATGGCAGAACCTGA
- the LOC114389079 gene encoding probable fructokinase-7 isoform X1 → MAHPTSSGQSHDLKKEDCKETRSLVVCFGEMLIDFVPTVGGVSLAEAPAFKKAPGGAPANVAVGISRLGGSSAFIGKVGADEFGYMLGNILKQNNVETSGMRFDSNARTALAFVTLRADGEREFLFFRNPSADMLLQESELDKDILKQARIFHYGSISLIDEPCKSAHLAAMSIAKNSGCILSYDPNLRLALWPSADSARKGIMDIWDQADVIKISEDEITFLTGGDDPYDDNVVLKKLFHPNLKLLIVTEGSQGCRYYTKAFKGRVAGVKVKPVDTTGAGDAFVSGILYCIASDQTIFQDEKRLRKALYFANVCGALTVTERGAIPALPTKEAILQFLLEAAVI, encoded by the exons ATGGCTCATCCCACCTCATCAG GTCAATCCCATGATCTCAAAAAAGAAGATTGCAAGGAAACAAGATCACTGGTTGTTTGCTTTGGGGAAATGTTAATAGACTTTGTTCCAACGGTGGGAGGAGTGTCACTGGCTGAAGCACCCGCTTTCAAGAAAGCTCCTGGTGGTGCACCTGCCAATGTGGCTGTTGGTATCTCTAGACTGGGAGGTTCATCTGCTTTCATAGGCAAG GTTGGAGCAGATGAATTTGGGTACATGTTGGGTAACATTTTAAAGCAGAACAATGTTGAGACGTCTGGCATGCGGTTTGACTCTAATGCAAGAACTGCATTAGCTTTTGTTACACTTAGAGCGGATGGAGAACGTGAATTCTTGTTTTTCCGCAATCCAAGCGCTGATATGCTCCTTCAAGAGTCAGAACTTGATAAAGATATCCTAAAGCAG GCTAGAATATTCCATTATGGCTCCATCAGCTTGATTGATGAGCCATGCAAGTCAGCTCACCTTGCTGCTATGAGCATTGCCAAAAACTCTGGTTGCATTCTATCATATGATCCAAATTTGAGATTGGCTCTATGGCCTTCTGCAGACTCCGCTCGGAAAGGCATAATGGATATATGGGATCAAGCTGATGTTATAAAG ATAAGTGAGGATGAGATTACATTTTTGACTGGGGGTGATGATCCTTATGATGATAATGTTGTTTTGAAGAAACTTTTTCACCCAAATCTCAAGCTTTTAATTGTTACTGAAGGTTCACAGGGTTGCAGATATTACACGAAG GCATTTAAGGGCAGGGTTGCAGGTGTTAAAGTTAAACCTGTAGACACAACTGGAGCTGGCGATGCATTTGTTAGTGGGATTTTATACTGCATAGCTTCTGACCAAACTATTTTTCAg GATGAGAAACGTCTTCGAAAGGCTTTATATTTTGCCAATGTATGTGGTGCCCTCACTGTAACTGAGAGAGGTGCAATTCCTGCACTACCTACAAAGGAAGCTATCTTGCAATTCTTACTAGAAGCAGCTGTAATATAA